A region from the uncultured Macellibacteroides sp. genome encodes:
- a CDS encoding zinc ribbon domain-containing protein: MEQKFCQSCGMTLTNNDLLGTNADGTSNDEYCCYCFKDGKFTQDISMNEMIDHCVQYLDEFNKDSEVKYTKEEAIKEMTKFFPQLKRWKNKD, from the coding sequence ATGGAACAGAAGTTTTGCCAAAGTTGCGGTATGACGTTAACAAATAACGATCTTCTAGGGACAAATGCAGATGGGACATCCAATGATGAGTATTGCTGCTACTGTTTTAAAGACGGAAAATTTACCCAAGACATTAGCATGAATGAGATGATCGATCATTGTGTTCAGTATCTGGATGAGTTTAACAAAGACTCCGAAGTGAAGTATACAAAAGAAGAGGCAATTAAAGAAATGACAAAGTTTTTCCCTCAATTAAAGCGATGGAAAAATAAAGATTAA
- a CDS encoding TonB-dependent receptor, translating to MSGLFLYAQDKPSEIIVQGKISDASSGEALSGASLYIVELKQGAVAEEDGVYRISLPDLGIYTLQVSHIGYKSQTIRISSSFFQVINIKLEGNATLKEVVVTAKTLNENITRLHMGVEKLDILQIRKMPAFLGEVDIIKAIQMLPGVCSSGEGGTGFIVRGGYPDQNLILLDNAPVYNASHLLGFFSVFNNDVISGLELYKGDIPLKYGGRLSSLLDIHTVDRTPDHVSGSGGIGLISSRLVLEGPLGNKTSWLIGARRSYADQFLRLSNDKSVKDLSIYFYDLNAKLTHRFSSRNVLSFNTYYGKDVFGADIFGLNYGNWATSLTWNHTFSEKVNTRFIVNMSNYKYGLQTDIDGATMEWNSDIAEIMIRSDFTHAVNKRINLSYGFTGILYDFTPGIVKTPDYGNYILPSNYAYEHVFYLSNDHSITDKLTFRYGLRWIAFRNIGKATVYTYTEDNQVSDSVTYGSGKVYNIYNVLEPRIGLVLSLTKHSSFKANFSHNTQFMQLANSSSSGSPLDIWFLAGPEIKPQKVNIFSAGYFLNFNRSKLETSVELYYKSVNNLIDFVDHADLVLNKHLEKEVLVGKGKAYGIELMVKKNTGRVNGFLNYTLSNSERTIPGINNGKTYLSPFDKPHNLKILLNYQLSSAVTFSATWMYATGTPATYPSGRFKIVNDYFPIYSGRNDSRKPDYHRLDLSCTILVNPRSAKKWKSEWNISIYNAYGCKNPYMITYDHEVAGAPFAQSTYLFGVIPSVTYNFKF from the coding sequence ATGTCTGGTTTATTCCTTTATGCTCAGGATAAACCATCTGAAATTATTGTGCAGGGGAAAATATCAGACGCATCTTCGGGCGAAGCACTTTCAGGGGCATCTTTATATATTGTGGAACTAAAACAAGGTGCTGTTGCCGAAGAAGACGGTGTATATAGAATCTCTTTGCCTGATTTGGGAATTTATACACTTCAGGTTTCGCACATAGGTTATAAGAGTCAGACTATTCGGATCAGTTCATCTTTTTTCCAGGTGATAAATATTAAACTTGAAGGAAATGCTACGTTGAAAGAAGTCGTTGTGACTGCTAAAACACTTAATGAAAATATTACCCGTTTGCACATGGGGGTAGAAAAACTCGACATTCTTCAAATTCGCAAGATGCCAGCTTTTCTTGGAGAAGTTGATATTATTAAAGCAATTCAGATGCTTCCCGGCGTATGTTCCAGCGGAGAAGGAGGTACAGGTTTTATTGTTCGCGGGGGGTATCCTGATCAGAATCTGATTCTTTTGGATAATGCTCCTGTATATAATGCATCACATCTGCTAGGTTTTTTTTCGGTTTTTAATAATGATGTAATCAGTGGTTTGGAACTGTATAAAGGAGATATTCCACTTAAATATGGTGGAAGATTATCTTCATTGCTGGATATTCATACAGTTGATCGTACGCCCGACCATGTTAGCGGATCAGGTGGAATTGGGTTGATATCAAGTCGTTTGGTTTTGGAAGGTCCATTAGGTAATAAAACGTCTTGGTTGATAGGGGCGAGGAGGAGTTATGCCGATCAGTTTTTACGACTTTCAAATGATAAGTCAGTAAAAGATCTTTCCATCTATTTTTATGATCTTAATGCTAAACTTACTCATAGATTTTCTTCCAGAAATGTACTTTCGTTTAATACTTACTATGGGAAAGATGTTTTCGGAGCCGATATTTTTGGGCTTAATTATGGTAATTGGGCTACATCATTAACATGGAATCATACATTTAGTGAAAAAGTAAATACCAGGTTTATAGTGAACATGAGTAATTATAAGTATGGTTTGCAGACAGACATTGACGGGGCAACCATGGAATGGAATTCAGATATTGCTGAAATAATGATTCGGTCCGACTTTACCCATGCTGTAAATAAGCGGATAAATCTTTCGTATGGTTTTACTGGAATATTGTATGATTTTACTCCCGGAATCGTAAAGACTCCCGATTATGGAAATTATATACTTCCCTCAAATTACGCTTATGAGCATGTGTTTTACCTATCCAATGATCATTCTATTACAGATAAACTGACTTTTCGGTACGGACTTCGCTGGATTGCGTTTCGTAATATTGGAAAGGCTACAGTTTATACATATACTGAGGATAATCAGGTATCCGATTCTGTAACATATGGTTCCGGCAAGGTATATAATATATACAATGTTCTCGAACCCCGAATAGGATTGGTCCTCTCTCTTACGAAGCATTCCTCTTTCAAAGCAAATTTTTCCCACAATACACAGTTCATGCAACTGGCGAATAGTTCATCTTCTGGCTCTCCCTTAGATATCTGGTTTCTGGCTGGTCCGGAAATTAAACCACAGAAGGTGAATATTTTTTCCGCTGGATATTTTTTAAACTTTAATCGAAGCAAGTTAGAAACTTCTGTTGAGCTCTATTACAAATCAGTAAACAACTTGATCGATTTTGTTGATCATGCAGACCTGGTACTAAACAAACATCTTGAAAAAGAGGTTTTGGTTGGTAAAGGAAAGGCTTATGGAATCGAACTCATGGTAAAGAAGAATACGGGGCGAGTAAATGGATTTCTCAACTACACGCTATCTAATTCAGAACGTACCATACCAGGAATAAATAATGGGAAAACTTATTTATCACCTTTCGATAAACCTCATAATCTGAAGATTTTGTTAAATTATCAGTTGTCATCTGCAGTTACGTTTTCGGCTACATGGATGTATGCAACCGGCACTCCGGCTACCTATCCATCGGGACGGTTCAAGATAGTCAACGATTATTTTCCAATCTATTCGGGCAGAAACGATTCGCGCAAGCCTGATTATCATCGGCTGGATCTTTCTTGTACTATTCTGGTAAACCCCAGGTCGGCAAAAAAATGGAAAAGTGAATGGAATATTTCGATCTACAACGCATACGGCTGTAAGAATCCTTACATGATTACTTACGACCACGAAGTGGCCGGAGCCCCTTTTGCTCAAAGTACGTACCTGTTTGGGGTAATTCCTTCCGTTACATACAACTTTAAATTCTAA
- a CDS encoding DUF4249 domain-containing protein has translation MRSLTLYLSLLAIPSISCTEYIDIETTDSDSVIAIYGVITNETAYQWIEISRSSSYFDTVPNLFVTGANVTITSLDGKESWTLKERAKGLYRTERRVAGRVESSYKLNVSYDFNNDGVPEEYDASATILKPFQIDSLKINSMYLLGRHYFNILLYAPEPLGTDYYLCKFYINGGLATALIKWYIVINDKLIDGAYLNGLLIYSFSDQNKEGEYDPGKVLFVKSGDTITVEVNRIDKGYYDFILQCKNSRDGETPFFGGPPANIVTNFSLGAVGYFSAYSPARKSIIVP, from the coding sequence ATGAGAAGTCTTACTCTATACCTTAGTTTGCTGGCTATTCCGTCAATCTCTTGTACGGAGTACATAGACATTGAAACAACCGATTCTGATTCCGTAATTGCAATTTATGGGGTTATTACAAACGAAACAGCTTATCAATGGATTGAGATCAGCCGTTCCTCTTCCTATTTTGATACTGTTCCTAATTTATTCGTGACGGGAGCTAATGTAACAATAACCTCACTTGATGGAAAAGAATCATGGACCTTAAAAGAGCGCGCCAAAGGCCTTTACCGTACTGAGCGCCGGGTAGCCGGTCGGGTTGAAAGCTCGTATAAGTTAAATGTTTCATACGATTTTAATAATGACGGTGTTCCCGAAGAGTATGATGCTTCGGCAACGATTCTTAAGCCCTTTCAGATTGATTCGCTTAAGATAAATTCAATGTACCTATTGGGCCGTCATTATTTTAATATTCTTTTGTATGCTCCGGAACCCTTAGGTACTGATTATTATTTATGTAAGTTCTATATAAACGGAGGACTTGCAACAGCTTTGATAAAGTGGTATATTGTAATAAACGATAAACTGATAGATGGAGCGTATCTTAATGGATTGCTGATCTATTCTTTTTCTGATCAAAACAAGGAAGGAGAATACGATCCGGGCAAGGTCCTTTTTGTTAAATCGGGCGATACAATTACTGTAGAGGTTAACCGAATTGATAAAGGATACTATGATTTTATTTTGCAATGTAAAAATTCAAGGGACGGAGAAACTCCATTCTTTGGGGGTCCGCCTGCAAATATAGTAACCAACTTCTCTCTCGGAGCTGTAGGTTACTTTTCGGCGTATAGTCCTGCCCGAAAGAGTATCATCGTACCCTGA
- the pflA gene encoding pyruvate formate-lyase-activating protein codes for MINVHSYESMGTFDGPGLRLVVFLQGCNFRCLYCANPDTIPLKGGKPTEIEEIVRMALSQKAFFGKRGGITFSGGEPTLQAKALIPLFKRLKEEGIHICLDSNGSILNDDTKELFKLTDLVLLDIKEFNAERHFLITGRENNNTLETAAYLQANNIPMWIRYVLVPGHTDFEEDIRALGTHFQSYSMIQRIEILPYHTLGAHKYEALKKPYLLKGVKENTPEKLENARKLFEQYFPVVFVN; via the coding sequence ATGATAAATGTCCACTCATACGAATCAATGGGCACATTTGATGGTCCTGGCCTTCGGCTGGTTGTTTTTCTGCAAGGCTGTAATTTTCGGTGTTTGTATTGTGCCAATCCGGACACTATTCCTTTGAAAGGCGGTAAACCTACAGAGATTGAAGAAATTGTACGTATGGCCCTCAGTCAGAAAGCTTTCTTTGGTAAAAGAGGTGGTATCACTTTTTCGGGCGGCGAACCCACCTTGCAGGCCAAAGCCCTGATCCCTTTATTTAAACGCCTCAAAGAGGAGGGTATACATATTTGTCTGGACAGCAATGGAAGTATTCTGAACGACGACACAAAAGAGTTGTTTAAGCTGACCGACCTGGTACTGCTTGATATAAAGGAATTCAATGCCGAACGTCATTTCCTGATTACAGGACGTGAGAACAACAACACACTGGAAACAGCCGCCTATCTGCAGGCTAACAACATACCCATGTGGATCCGTTATGTTTTGGTACCCGGACATACCGATTTTGAAGAAGACATCCGTGCGCTTGGCACGCACTTTCAGTCATACTCCATGATTCAACGCATCGAGATACTGCCCTATCACACTTTGGGTGCTCACAAATACGAAGCTCTGAAAAAGCCTTACCTGCTAAAAGGAGTAAAAGAAAATACTCCCGAAAAGCTTGAAAATGCCAGAAAATTGTTTGAACAATACTTTCCGGTAGTTTTTGTAAACTAA
- the pflB gene encoding formate C-acetyltransferase, with product MELNKNFADGIWSKEVNVRDFVLKNITPYDGDASFLAGPTERTKRIWSACLTALAEERANNGVRSIDNKTVSTISSHKAGYIDKENELIVGLQTDELLRRAIKPFGGINVVAKACHENGVEVDEHVKDIFTHYRKTHNEGVFDVYNEEIRSFRSLGFLTGLPDNYARGRIIGDYRRLALYGLNRLIEAKNQDLANLAGPMTEARIRLREEVSDQIKALKEMKLMGEYYGLDLSRPAYTAQEAVQWVYMAYLSAVKEQDGAAMSLGNVSSFLDIYIEHDLSNGTIDETFAQELIDQFVIKLRMVRHLRMNSYNDIFAGDPTWVTESIGGRLNDGRHKVTKTSFRFLQTLYNLGASPEPNLTVLWSPELPEGFKAFCAQVSIDTSSIQYENDDLMREIRHSDDYGIACCVSFQDIGRQIQFFGARTNLAKALLLAINGGRCENTGTLMVKDIPELKGDVLNFDEVMVNYKKVLKEIARVYNDAMNIIHYMHDKYYYEKAQMALIDTNPRINLAYGAAGLSIVADSLSAIKFATVKTKRNENGLTEGFDIQGEFPFYGNDDDRVDNLAVGVTKFFSDTLAELPIYKNARPTLSILTITSNVMYGKKTGATPDGRLKGVAFAPGANPMHGRDEKGAIASLSSVSKINYDDAQDGVSNTFSIVPRSLGVTAEDRVENLISMMDGYFSKNAHHLNVNVLNREMLEDAMEHPENYPQLTIRVSGYAVNFVRLSREHQLEVLSRSFHERF from the coding sequence ATGGAATTAAACAAAAACTTCGCAGACGGGATTTGGAGTAAAGAGGTTAATGTCAGGGATTTCGTATTAAAGAACATCACCCCATATGATGGAGATGCTTCTTTCCTTGCAGGACCAACAGAACGGACAAAACGCATCTGGTCTGCTTGCCTTACTGCACTTGCCGAAGAACGTGCCAATAATGGTGTTCGTTCGATTGACAACAAAACTGTTTCAACTATTTCTTCTCATAAAGCCGGATACATTGATAAGGAAAACGAACTGATTGTAGGCTTGCAAACAGACGAACTGCTTCGCAGAGCTATCAAACCGTTTGGTGGAATTAACGTAGTAGCGAAAGCTTGTCACGAAAACGGAGTGGAAGTAGACGAACATGTAAAAGACATTTTCACGCATTACCGTAAAACTCATAACGAAGGTGTTTTCGATGTATATAATGAAGAAATTCGCTCGTTCCGTTCGTTGGGATTTCTTACCGGTTTGCCTGATAACTATGCTCGTGGCCGTATAATTGGAGATTACCGTCGTTTGGCATTGTATGGCTTGAACCGCTTGATCGAAGCTAAAAATCAGGATTTAGCAAATCTTGCCGGTCCGATGACTGAAGCTCGCATTCGCTTGCGTGAGGAAGTTAGCGATCAGATAAAGGCGCTTAAAGAGATGAAATTGATGGGCGAATATTACGGCCTTGATCTTTCTCGTCCTGCTTATACTGCTCAGGAAGCTGTTCAATGGGTATATATGGCTTATCTGTCTGCCGTAAAGGAACAAGATGGAGCTGCCATGTCTCTTGGAAACGTTTCTTCGTTTCTTGACATTTACATTGAGCATGATTTGAGCAACGGAACAATTGATGAAACATTTGCTCAGGAGTTGATCGACCAGTTTGTTATCAAACTACGTATGGTTCGTCACCTTCGCATGAATTCATATAATGATATATTTGCCGGAGATCCTACCTGGGTAACCGAATCGATCGGCGGAAGATTGAACGACGGAAGACATAAGGTAACCAAGACTTCGTTCCGATTCCTTCAAACACTTTATAACCTTGGTGCTTCTCCCGAACCAAACCTTACAGTACTTTGGTCGCCGGAATTGCCTGAGGGCTTTAAGGCATTTTGTGCACAGGTTTCCATCGATACATCTTCTATCCAATATGAGAACGATGATTTGATGCGCGAAATACGTCATAGTGATGATTACGGTATTGCCTGCTGTGTTTCTTTCCAGGATATAGGAAGACAAATTCAGTTCTTCGGAGCCCGTACAAATCTTGCCAAAGCATTGCTGCTGGCAATTAACGGCGGACGCTGCGAAAACACTGGTACACTTATGGTGAAGGATATTCCTGAATTGAAGGGTGATGTACTTAACTTCGACGAGGTTATGGTAAATTACAAAAAGGTGTTGAAGGAAATTGCCCGTGTATATAACGATGCCATGAACATCATTCATTACATGCACGACAAGTATTATTACGAAAAGGCTCAGATGGCCCTTATCGATACAAATCCCCGTATCAATTTAGCTTACGGTGCTGCCGGTCTTTCTATTGTAGCCGACTCGCTTTCTGCTATTAAATTTGCGACTGTTAAGACAAAGCGCAATGAAAATGGGCTGACCGAAGGCTTCGATATTCAGGGTGAGTTTCCTTTCTATGGAAACGACGACGACCGTGTGGATAATCTTGCAGTTGGTGTTACCAAGTTCTTTAGTGATACATTGGCCGAATTGCCAATTTACAAGAATGCACGCCCTACCCTTTCAATTCTTACCATTACTTCGAATGTAATGTATGGAAAGAAAACAGGTGCTACTCCTGATGGTCGTTTAAAGGGTGTTGCTTTTGCTCCGGGAGCAAATCCAATGCACGGACGCGATGAAAAGGGTGCCATTGCATCGCTATCTTCTGTATCAAAGATCAACTACGATGATGCTCAGGATGGTGTAAGTAACACATTCTCTATCGTTCCCCGTTCGCTTGGTGTAACTGCCGAAGACAGAGTTGAGAATCTTATTTCTATGATGGATGGTTACTTCTCGAAGAATGCACACCATTTGAACGTGAACGTTTTGAACCGCGAAATGTTGGAAGATGCGATGGAACATCCCGAGAACTATCCACAGCTTACGATCCGTGTTTCCGGTTATGCCGTGAACTTTGTTCGACTAAGCCGCGAACATCAGCTGGAAGTTCTTTCAAGAAGTTTTCACGAGAGATTTTAA
- the hxpB gene encoding hexitol phosphatase HxpB yields the protein MNKAIIFDMDGVLIDSESLWGQAEKEVFTSLGVIVSDANRALTQSMTTSEVTRFWYGKYPWDNTDLDSVEQMVVMRVIALIQTQDCQILGVKKFIENLKSKNYKIGLATNSPEKIIPVVLHKLDILHLFDSVSSAENEIKGKPDPAIYLNTAEKLAVKPENCVVIEDSYSGMLAAKNAGMKVVAFTNGNYEIDFDIADYKIGNFVDNNIIF from the coding sequence ATGAATAAGGCTATTATATTCGATATGGATGGAGTCTTGATTGACTCGGAGAGCTTATGGGGACAGGCAGAAAAAGAGGTATTCACATCGTTGGGTGTAATAGTATCGGACGCGAACCGTGCACTCACCCAATCAATGACTACTTCCGAAGTAACCAGGTTCTGGTACGGAAAATACCCATGGGACAATACTGACCTGGATTCAGTGGAACAAATGGTTGTTATGCGTGTTATCGCATTAATCCAAACGCAGGATTGTCAAATACTAGGGGTGAAGAAATTTATTGAGAACCTAAAATCAAAGAACTACAAGATTGGATTGGCCACAAATTCTCCCGAGAAGATTATTCCTGTGGTATTACATAAATTGGACATTTTGCATTTGTTTGACTCTGTTTCCTCTGCGGAGAATGAAATTAAGGGTAAGCCTGATCCTGCAATATATTTGAATACTGCCGAAAAATTAGCTGTAAAACCTGAAAATTGCGTTGTCATTGAAGATTCATATTCAGGAATGTTGGCTGCAAAGAATGCAGGGATGAAAGTCGTAGCTTTCACAAATGGAAACTATGAGATTGATTTTGATATAGCTGATTATAAGATAGGTAACTTTGTTGATAACAATATAATTTTTTAA
- a CDS encoding MBL fold metallo-hydrolase gives MTNNRTKDWFTIERVDDNTSIISEYDHWEETHCYVLNGTERCLLIDTGLGVENIWEQVQRLTDKPVTAVTTHVHYDHFGGHKYFKDFYVHEAETEWIQGGFPLTIEQVRNFLVEEPCEFPKDFDVDNYTLFEGVPTRVLKDNDTIELGERSIQVLHTPGHSPGHICLYEKDKGYLYTGDLIYMGDLFAYYPSTDPIAYMHSIKRLVSLPIKKILPGHHDLDVPLSIIKEMDKAFTELFQEGKLKHGSGLHTYPNFGIKL, from the coding sequence ATGACAAATAATCGTACAAAAGATTGGTTTACCATTGAGAGAGTTGATGACAATACGTCAATTATCAGCGAATACGATCATTGGGAGGAAACACATTGCTACGTGTTGAACGGAACTGAACGTTGCCTGCTGATTGACACCGGTCTAGGCGTAGAGAATATTTGGGAACAAGTTCAAAGGCTGACCGATAAGCCCGTTACAGCAGTTACAACGCATGTGCATTACGACCACTTCGGAGGACATAAGTATTTTAAGGACTTTTATGTGCATGAAGCTGAAACAGAATGGATACAAGGCGGATTTCCTTTAACAATAGAACAGGTACGAAATTTCTTAGTAGAAGAACCGTGTGAATTTCCAAAGGATTTTGATGTTGATAATTATACGTTATTTGAAGGAGTTCCTACCAGGGTGTTGAAGGATAATGATACAATTGAGTTGGGCGAACGTTCGATTCAGGTACTTCATACCCCGGGACATTCTCCTGGTCATATATGTTTATATGAAAAAGATAAAGGATATTTATATACCGGCGACTTGATTTATATGGGTGATCTGTTTGCCTATTACCCATCCACAGACCCAATTGCTTATATGCACTCGATAAAAAGATTGGTATCGCTCCCTATAAAAAAGATTTTGCCTGGACACCATGACTTAGATGTTCCATTATCTATTATTAAGGAAATGGACAAAGCTTTTACGGAGTTGTTCCAGGAAGGTAAGCTAAAGCATGGAAGTGGATTGCATACCTATCCGAACTTTGGAATAAAACTATAA
- a CDS encoding DUF4405 domain-containing protein, which translates to MEARRNNRRQTRSKYIQLDTRKCEACWKCVETCPNDVIGTVNLPWHKHALIINSDNCNGCTKCIKACEFMAISKISSNDDTIINQKNPYDRFIINIGLLLTGFIAVYSGFLIQFSYHMGHHGEIDINRIVLNANYSGWTNIHKIAITLLSVLMVFHTVQHWKWYKTIVKKNLVTKNIQIFILSTVFILVAITGFIPWTIDLTGNDQITRKIFLEIHDKLTIILFIFLILHVMKRLKWFTATLRRSKNKPKEMRP; encoded by the coding sequence ATGGAAGCAAGAAGAAATAACCGTAGACAAACAAGAAGTAAATATATTCAGTTAGATACCAGAAAATGTGAAGCCTGTTGGAAGTGTGTGGAAACCTGTCCAAACGATGTAATAGGAACTGTGAATTTACCTTGGCATAAACATGCATTAATTATCAATAGTGATAATTGTAACGGTTGTACGAAGTGTATAAAAGCCTGCGAGTTTATGGCTATATCTAAAATTTCAAGTAACGACGACACAATAATAAATCAGAAAAATCCTTATGACCGCTTCATAATTAATATTGGACTGCTTTTAACCGGATTTATTGCTGTTTATTCTGGATTTCTAATACAATTCAGTTACCATATGGGGCATCATGGAGAAATAGATATCAACAGAATTGTGTTAAATGCCAATTATTCAGGTTGGACGAATATTCATAAAATTGCAATTACATTACTTTCGGTATTAATGGTTTTCCATACAGTCCAGCATTGGAAATGGTATAAAACAATTGTTAAGAAAAATCTTGTAACAAAAAATATACAAATATTCATTCTGTCAACGGTTTTTATTTTAGTTGCTATTACCGGATTTATACCTTGGACGATTGATTTAACTGGAAATGATCAAATAACTCGAAAGATTTTTCTCGAAATACATGACAAACTAACAATAATCTTATTTATATTCCTGATTTTACATGTTATGAAAAGATTAAAATGGTTCACAGCAACTCTAAGGCGAAGTAAGAATAAACCAAAAGAAATGAGACCGTAA
- a CDS encoding Crp/Fnr family transcriptional regulator, with the protein MIDKIINRIKEDKENWDEFESIFVERKIESKTVLLNAGEIANHIFFIKKGCLREWFNNDGKDITFQFFFEGQAVASIDSFMNSKPSLFSIESIEPSIIVSVRKEDFERLFIVYPEIKDRFQGFIFQRFRNYAQLFLSRITDCPTKRYENLYRDQPEIIKRVPQHYIASFLGITPVSLSRIRNKK; encoded by the coding sequence ATGATTGACAAAATAATTAACAGAATAAAAGAAGATAAAGAAAACTGGGACGAGTTCGAGAGTATTTTCGTTGAAAGAAAAATTGAATCAAAGACCGTATTGTTAAATGCAGGAGAGATAGCCAATCATATATTTTTTATTAAAAAAGGGTGTTTACGTGAGTGGTTTAATAATGACGGAAAAGATATTACCTTCCAGTTTTTCTTTGAAGGACAGGCTGTTGCTTCAATTGATAGTTTTATGAATAGTAAGCCTAGTTTGTTTTCGATTGAAAGTATTGAACCTTCAATTATTGTTTCGGTCAGAAAAGAAGACTTTGAAAGACTTTTTATTGTCTATCCCGAAATAAAAGATAGATTCCAAGGTTTTATTTTTCAAAGATTTAGAAACTATGCTCAGCTTTTTCTTTCCAGAATTACAGATTGTCCAACGAAACGCTACGAAAATTTATATAGAGATCAACCTGAAATTATCAAACGAGTTCCACAGCATTATATAGCCTCGTTTTTAGGTATAACACCTGTTTCTTTGAGCAGAATAAGAAATAAAAAATAG
- a CDS encoding nuclear transport factor 2 family protein: protein MDKNTVSETIIALEREAMSAWHDGNPSPFLELYSKDFTYFDPGQEVRLDGWDKIKELYESLRGKVKMDRFEMINPVVQATDTMAVLTYNLDSYSGETLWKENCTEVYRLEENNKWKIIHCHFSPTKLP from the coding sequence ATGGATAAAAATACTGTTTCAGAAACAATCATCGCTTTGGAAAGAGAGGCTATGAGTGCATGGCATGATGGTAACCCCTCTCCTTTTCTCGAACTTTATTCGAAAGACTTCACTTATTTCGATCCAGGTCAGGAAGTACGGCTTGACGGCTGGGACAAAATAAAAGAGCTGTATGAAAGTTTACGGGGAAAAGTTAAAATGGATAGATTTGAAATGATAAATCCCGTTGTACAAGCAACCGATACTATGGCTGTTCTGACTTACAATCTGGATTCGTATTCAGGAGAAACGCTCTGGAAAGAGAATTGTACGGAAGTGTACAGGCTGGAAGAAAATAACAAATGGAAAATTATCCACTGCCATTTTTCTCCGACTAAACTTCCATAA
- a CDS encoding helix-turn-helix domain-containing protein, with the protein MKNKHIIPVHNMNPESQLGIQFHQIEYSSEISGLMAKSNKNEVHRDDYYMFLLLEVADVVFSIDFEENRWQDKTVIYIRPGQVHFVSSIQKVRGWSMAIDSMLVENAYKNFFEGGFYTQKPTSIDTVTMTKLSETAGLLLTLINATQTPFSNGIISNLANVFIGIIAEQYASQREDLIHKKSRSALIAHQFKSLLSENFKTIKSPVEYARMLNYSLSHLNESVKNVTGFPVSYSIHQQIILEAKRLLYYTDLDVKEIGFQLGYEDHTYFSRLFTKTAGLSPSAFRRKFHV; encoded by the coding sequence ATGAAAAATAAACACATTATCCCTGTTCACAACATGAACCCGGAGTCTCAGCTCGGTATCCAATTCCATCAAATTGAATATTCATCGGAGATTTCCGGATTAATGGCGAAGTCGAACAAGAATGAGGTTCATCGTGACGACTATTATATGTTCCTGTTACTGGAGGTAGCCGATGTTGTATTTTCCATAGATTTTGAAGAGAATAGATGGCAGGACAAGACCGTTATATATATTCGTCCCGGTCAGGTGCATTTTGTCTCTTCTATTCAAAAAGTTCGGGGTTGGTCTATGGCTATTGACTCGATGTTGGTCGAAAATGCATATAAAAATTTCTTTGAAGGAGGCTTTTACACGCAAAAACCAACATCTATAGATACTGTTACAATGACGAAGTTGAGCGAAACAGCCGGTCTGTTGCTCACCTTGATCAATGCAACTCAAACACCCTTCAGCAATGGTATTATTTCGAATCTAGCCAATGTTTTTATTGGAATCATTGCAGAACAGTACGCCTCTCAACGGGAGGATTTAATACATAAAAAATCGCGTTCCGCCTTGATAGCGCATCAATTCAAAAGTCTTCTTTCTGAGAATTTCAAAACGATAAAAAGCCCTGTAGAATACGCACGAATGCTGAATTATTCGCTTTCACACCTAAATGAATCGGTAAAAAATGTTACTGGATTTCCTGTAAGCTACAGTATACACCAACAGATAATACTGGAAGCTAAGCGCCTTCTTTACTATACCGATCTCGACGTGAAAGAGATAGGATTCCAATTGGGTTATGAAGACCACACCTATTTCTCCCGTCTGTTCACCAAAACTGCAGGATTATCCCCAAGCGCTTTCAGACGCAAATTCCACGTATAG